The following are encoded together in the Panicum virgatum strain AP13 chromosome 6K, P.virgatum_v5, whole genome shotgun sequence genome:
- the LOC120712314 gene encoding 5'-adenylylsulfate reductase-like 4 has product MPSAAATSAAALLFLPLLAAAGEGAVCPRPPAAETVLRRAPVACAAADAPGPRRRHAAVVEGDDGALQKAIALVLQNREDFVAILFYASWCPFSKIFRTDFQKLSSFFPTIAHFSFEESHIKPRVLSRYGVSAFPTLFLVNSTMRVRYHGSRTMNSLAMFYKDVTGMNPVSLDTISLEAVEDTVIIIDNDKKSKKDSLLLWARSPDRLLHQDTCLALASSFVLLRLLHLLLPKINACMKQAWRMRLYELKRLFPSLS; this is encoded by the exons atgccgtcggcggcggcgacctccgcggcggcgctccttttcctccccctcctcgccgccgcgggggagggggcggtCTGCCCGAGGCCGCCCGCCGCAGAAACCGTCCTGCGCCGCGCGCCCgtcgcctgcgcggcggcggacgcccCGGGGCCCCGGCgtcgccacgccgccgtcgtggAG GGTGATGATGGGGCTCTGCAAAAGGCAATAGCACTTGTGCTGCAGAACAGGGAAGATTTTGTTGCTATTCTTTTTTATGCTTCGTGGTGTCCTTTTTCTAAAATTTTCAGGACAGATTTTCAAAAGCTATCGTCCTTTTTTCCGACTATTGCTCATTTTTCTTTCGAAGAATCTCATATCAAACCAAG AGTATTGTCAAGATATGGAGTCAGTGCCTTCCCAACTCTTTTCCTTGTGAACTCTACAATGCGTGTGCGCTATCATGGATCTCGAACCATGAATTCCCTTGCTATGTTCTATAAAGATGTTACAG GTATGAATCCTGTGTCATTGGACACAATATCCCTGGAGGCAGTGGAGGATACAGTAATTATAATCGATAATGACAAAAAGAGCAAAAAGGATTCTCTTTTATTATGGGCAAGATCACCAGACAGGTTACTTCATCAAGATACATGTCTTGCATTGGCTAGTTCTTTTGTGCTCTTGAGGTTGCTtcatctccttcttcccaagatcaatgcatgcatgaagcaaGCATGGAGGATGCGACTTTATGAATTGAAAAGGTTGTTTCCTAGCTTGTCTTGA